One Desulfobotulus mexicanus DNA window includes the following coding sequences:
- a CDS encoding Rpn family recombination-promoting nuclease/putative transposase, whose protein sequence is MSEYFSDLLYSCQFKGTLIRIALLFEHKSYVDNDLPFQIHLYTGGFWERCRKQKIERTPIIPIVIYNGERKWQPGLLSDCFKDLPPMIKPFIPDSEYVFVDLSSWQDEDIKEKLFVMVSMKFCMLIFKNIFHPEKLKDNIKEYFELASSLFEDEDGLKIIKNAIEYIFKSTDLQPEYVAETIGSVSLKGKELAMTTAERLMNEGRNEGVYSEKYQTIMNLQKYKMKPEEIADITSLTPEKVREVLAAGDKGLDLLIGDNATKQ, encoded by the coding sequence CTGTCAGAGTATTTTTCTGATCTGCTTTACAGCTGTCAGTTCAAAGGTACGCTGATTCGTATAGCTCTGCTTTTTGAGCATAAAAGCTATGTGGATAATGATCTTCCTTTTCAGATTCACTTATACACGGGTGGTTTTTGGGAACGCTGCCGTAAGCAGAAAATAGAACGCACCCCTATTATTCCCATAGTGATCTATAATGGAGAAAGAAAATGGCAGCCAGGTCTTCTCAGTGACTGTTTTAAAGACCTGCCTCCCATGATCAAGCCCTTCATCCCGGATTCAGAGTATGTTTTTGTGGATCTTTCAAGCTGGCAAGATGAGGATATCAAAGAGAAGCTCTTTGTAATGGTTTCCATGAAGTTCTGTATGCTCATTTTTAAGAACATTTTTCATCCAGAGAAGCTGAAAGACAACATAAAGGAATATTTTGAGCTGGCATCCTCTTTGTTTGAAGATGAAGATGGTCTTAAGATCATCAAAAATGCCATAGAGTACATTTTTAAATCCACAGATCTTCAGCCTGAATATGTGGCTGAGACGATAGGTAGTGTAAGCCTGAAAGGAAAGGAGCTTGCCATGACTACAGCGGAAAGACTGATGAATGAAGGCCGTAATGAAGGTGTCTATAGCGAGAAGTACCAGACGATCATGAACCTTCAGAAATACAAGATGAAGCCTGAAGAGATAGCGGATATTACGAGTCTCACCCCTGAGAAGGTCAGAGAAGTTCTTGCTGCCGGTGACAAAGGTCTGGATCTGCTCATAGGCGATAATGCCACCAAACAATAG